The following proteins are co-located in the Candidatus Planktophila lacus genome:
- a CDS encoding tripartite tricarboxylate transporter permease, translated as MSSFNSLMEGFASALTLNNLLFGLLGTILGTLVGVLPGIGPALAIALLLPITYSVSPASALIMFAAIYYGAMYGGSTTSILLNTPGESGSVITALEGHQMAKRGRAGSALATAAIGSFIAGTIATAILAFTAPSLAEWAFKVTAADFFALMLIAFTTVGTLLGNSMLRGMASLGVGLVIGLVGSDLQSGAVRLTFGSLQAIDGIETVTVIVSLFALGEALYIAGRAKATGWSIIPMKGKAIMSRQDFKRSWRPWLRGTAIGFPLGVIPAGGSEVPTFLSYAAEKSLSKNKEEFGHGAIEGVAGPEAANNANAAGALVPLLALGLPTSATAAVILVALQTYNIQPGPLLFTTNPEIVWTLIASLFIGNTLLLALNLPLVRVWAKLLNIPRPYLFSGITAFALMGAYVANNAIFDLWIALGVGVIGFAFRRFGVPITPLIIGLILGPMAELQMRRALQISGGELSALYATPMSKILYVILLIVIIGPMIWNFKKKLALKK; from the coding sequence ATGAGTAGTTTTAACTCGCTTATGGAGGGCTTCGCCTCAGCCCTTACCCTAAACAATCTACTTTTCGGTCTACTCGGAACAATCCTTGGAACGCTGGTCGGAGTTCTTCCCGGTATCGGACCCGCACTTGCTATCGCACTCTTGTTGCCAATTACTTATTCAGTTAGCCCGGCATCTGCGCTAATTATGTTTGCTGCTATTTACTACGGCGCCATGTATGGCGGATCGACAACTTCGATTTTATTAAATACTCCTGGTGAATCCGGTTCAGTAATAACAGCGCTCGAAGGCCATCAAATGGCAAAGCGTGGACGCGCTGGTTCTGCCCTTGCGACTGCAGCTATTGGTTCATTCATCGCAGGCACAATCGCAACTGCGATCTTGGCATTTACCGCCCCCTCACTTGCCGAGTGGGCCTTTAAAGTTACGGCGGCAGATTTCTTTGCGCTGATGTTGATCGCTTTTACAACGGTCGGAACGCTCTTAGGAAATTCAATGTTGCGCGGTATGGCATCCCTTGGCGTAGGCCTAGTTATTGGCTTGGTTGGTTCTGATCTGCAATCTGGCGCAGTTCGCCTAACTTTTGGAAGCCTTCAAGCAATCGATGGAATTGAAACAGTGACTGTAATCGTTTCGCTATTTGCACTTGGCGAGGCTTTGTATATCGCAGGCCGCGCGAAGGCAACTGGTTGGTCGATCATTCCGATGAAGGGCAAGGCGATTATGTCTCGCCAAGACTTCAAACGTTCTTGGCGCCCCTGGCTTCGCGGAACAGCGATTGGTTTTCCATTAGGCGTTATCCCTGCCGGAGGCTCTGAAGTCCCAACATTTTTAAGTTATGCGGCAGAGAAATCTTTATCGAAGAATAAAGAGGAGTTTGGTCATGGCGCCATTGAAGGCGTAGCAGGCCCAGAGGCTGCTAACAATGCAAATGCCGCTGGTGCTCTTGTTCCACTTCTTGCACTTGGACTTCCAACATCTGCAACTGCTGCAGTAATTCTGGTCGCTCTTCAGACTTACAACATTCAACCTGGTCCGCTGCTATTTACAACAAACCCTGAAATCGTCTGGACCTTAATCGCTTCGCTCTTTATCGGAAACACCTTGCTCCTGGCGCTTAATCTGCCGCTAGTGCGCGTCTGGGCAAAACTTCTAAATATTCCACGCCCTTATCTCTTCTCCGGAATCACCGCCTTCGCATTGATGGGCGCGTACGTTGCGAACAATGCAATCTTTGATCTCTGGATCGCGCTGGGTGTTGGTGTAATCGGTTTTGCCTTCCGCCGTTTTGGAGTTCCAATTACACCGCTAATTATTGGACTAATTCTTGGGCCGATGGCTGAGCTTCAGATGCGTCGTGCGCTGCAGATCAGCGGTGGCGAACTTAGCGCGCTATATGCAACTCCAATGTCAAAAATCCTCTACGTAATCCTCCTTATTGTGATTATCGGTCCGATGATCTGGAACTTTAAGAAGAAGCTTGCACTAAAGAAGTAA
- a CDS encoding tripartite tricarboxylate transporter TctB family protein: MKSKKIGGELAFAGSLLILGLVVLYDTSKMLVPPGSGTVGPQIFPYVVSGFVIFISLGLFVQIFRGNLGVPEGTEFGEIVEKTDFKSLAMVAGSMLTYPLLIERAGFIIASTVVFFGVAFAYGAKNLLKNLLISIIFSFIVYFAFSKGLNVGLPAGILGIFE, encoded by the coding sequence TTGAAATCTAAGAAGATTGGGGGAGAGCTCGCTTTTGCGGGCTCTCTCCTAATTCTTGGGTTGGTCGTTCTATACGACACTTCCAAGATGTTAGTTCCACCGGGATCTGGAACCGTTGGTCCGCAAATTTTTCCTTACGTAGTAAGCGGTTTTGTCATTTTTATTTCTCTGGGTTTATTTGTACAAATTTTCCGCGGAAATCTCGGCGTACCTGAAGGAACCGAGTTCGGCGAAATAGTTGAAAAGACAGACTTTAAATCTTTAGCCATGGTCGCCGGCTCAATGTTGACCTACCCACTTTTAATTGAGCGTGCTGGATTTATCATCGCGAGCACAGTGGTGTTCTTTGGCGTCGCCTTTGCATACGGTGCCAAAAATCTACTTAAGAATTTACTTATCTCGATCATCTTCTCTTTTATCGTTTATTTTGCATTTTCTAAAGGTCTAAACGTTGGCCTTCCAGCAGGAATCCTGGGGATCTTTGAATGA
- a CDS encoding Bug family tripartite tricarboxylate transporter substrate binding protein: MLKKKFAGALVASLALSVLATVAPTATAAPKAAAIAKAGDDCITAGRVAKARGVEGSDLTCLVVSTGTLKGKLKWWYKDVTPLSKLEWVASSGVGGGYGTTAIAFADAMKAEGMLSDYTVAYKSGGSGTVGLGYFQDQKAKDFAFITGFAMVAGVASTKSKLNQADSKAISGLMREYEAIVVPTSSKYKTINQLLADIVANPKLPIAGGSKGTVDHVYMGLLVEKAGGKATEMNYVPYAGGGEVTTSVLSGQTVAGVSGTSEFASFVKAGKLRVLALSSPSRLKSIKGQTLIQQGINFTFGNWRGILAPAALTEAERVNWLKAVDVTRAGDAWKATLVAKDWQNQTDYGKDFEAFLASQKKDITTTLVSLGLA; this comes from the coding sequence ATGTTAAAAAAGAAATTTGCCGGTGCACTCGTTGCATCATTGGCGCTTTCAGTACTTGCAACAGTTGCTCCAACAGCAACAGCAGCACCAAAAGCGGCAGCAATTGCAAAGGCTGGCGATGACTGCATTACCGCAGGTCGCGTAGCAAAGGCTCGTGGAGTCGAAGGCTCTGATCTAACATGTTTAGTAGTTTCAACTGGAACCCTAAAAGGCAAGTTGAAATGGTGGTACAAAGATGTAACCCCACTCTCAAAGCTTGAGTGGGTTGCTTCATCTGGCGTAGGTGGCGGTTACGGCACCACTGCAATCGCATTTGCTGATGCTATGAAGGCAGAAGGCATGCTTAGCGATTACACAGTTGCTTATAAGTCAGGCGGATCCGGAACTGTAGGTCTTGGATACTTCCAAGATCAAAAGGCTAAAGATTTTGCTTTCATTACAGGTTTTGCGATGGTTGCAGGCGTTGCTTCAACTAAGTCAAAGCTAAACCAAGCAGATTCAAAGGCAATCTCTGGATTGATGCGCGAATATGAAGCGATTGTTGTTCCTACATCTTCTAAGTACAAGACAATTAATCAACTACTCGCAGATATCGTTGCAAATCCAAAGCTACCTATCGCTGGTGGATCAAAGGGAACTGTTGACCACGTTTACATGGGTCTTCTAGTTGAAAAAGCTGGCGGAAAAGCCACTGAAATGAACTACGTTCCATACGCAGGTGGTGGAGAAGTAACAACTTCTGTACTCAGCGGACAGACAGTAGCTGGCGTTTCAGGTACATCTGAATTCGCTTCATTTGTAAAGGCCGGAAAGCTACGTGTTCTAGCCCTTTCATCACCATCACGTTTGAAGTCAATCAAGGGTCAGACATTGATCCAGCAGGGAATCAACTTCACATTCGGTAACTGGCGCGGAATTCTTGCTCCAGCAGCACTTACCGAAGCAGAGCGCGTTAACTGGCTAAAGGCTGTTGATGTAACTCGTGCAGGAGATGCCTGGAAGGCAACATTGGTTGCTAAGGATTGGCAGAACCAAACAGATTACGGCAAGGATTTCGAAGCATTCCTTGCATCACAAAAGAAGGACATCACAACCACGCTAGTTTCACTTGGCTTGGCATAA